A genomic segment from Nicotiana tabacum cultivar K326 chromosome 7, ASM71507v2, whole genome shotgun sequence encodes:
- the LOC142162151 gene encoding uncharacterized protein LOC142162151 produces the protein MATPPNFDEGQSTYRPPKFNGRYYGLWKTRKHDFIMAEDSQLWDVIYDGPFVPTKTIDEGITTVPKTRKEYGDVDRKAIEKNFKAKKILVCDIRLDEYNRISACQYAKEIWEAFQSAHEGTTQVK, from the coding sequence ATGGCTACTCCACCAAACTTCGatgaaggacaatcaacctacagaccaccAAAATTCAATGGCCGATACTATGGTTTGTGGAAAACAAGAAAGCATGACTTCATCATGGCTGAGGACTCACAACTGTGGGATGTAATCTATGATGGTCCTTTTGTTCCCACGAAAACTATTGATGAGGGAATAACTACAGTCCCAAAGACAAGAAAGGAGTACGGCGATGTTGATAGAAAGGCCATCGAGAAGAACTTcaaggcaaagaagattcttgTTTGTGACATTAGACTAGACGAATACAATCGCATCTCTGCGTGTCAGTAtgctaaggagatatgggaagctttCCAAAGTGCCCATGAGGGAACTACTCAAGTTAAGTAG